Below is a genomic region from Miscanthus floridulus cultivar M001 chromosome 1, ASM1932011v1, whole genome shotgun sequence.
GTTCGAGTAATACAGTATTAAGTACTTTAGCGCACAAGAAAATTAACAAGATGGGATCCCTGCCCAGTGCTGTCGTCGTGGCAGTGGCCGCCGTAGTCCTGGCGGCGCTCGTCGCCGGCGGGTCGTGCAGGACCCACGGCCCCAATGTGCCGCCGGGCCCCAACATCACGGCCGACTACGACGGCAAGTGGCTCGCCGCAAAGGCCACCTGGTACGGCAGTCCCGTCGGCTCCGGCCCCGTCGACAACGGTACGTATGTACGCGAGATTCTGAATATAATTCGACCACATGCCATGCATGATCTCGATCCATCTGACGAGACGTCGTCCTGCATGCGTTCTGGATCACTTGTCAGGCGGCGCGTGCGGGTTCGAGGACGTGAACCTGCCGCCCTACAGCGGCATGACGTCCTGCGGCAACTACCCCATCTTCAAGGACGGCAAGGGCTGCGGCTCCTGCTACCAGATCAAATGCGCGGCGCCACAGGAGTGCTCCGACCAGCCGGTGGTGGTGTTCATCACCGACGTGAACGACTACTACCCTCTCGCTCCCTACCACTTCGACCTCAGCGGCACGGCGTTCGGCTCCATGGCCAAGCCCGGCCTCGCCGACAAGCTCCGCCACCGTGGCATCATCGACATGGAGTTCAGGAGGTCCAACGATCAAATaaaacaccttcatcaccacatcATGTATATGTCATATGCAGCAGAAATAACATGACTGTCGACTGCCTGCATGGCGTGCATGCAGGGTGCGGTGCCAGTACGGGCCCCGCAAGAACATCGTGTTCCACGTGGAGCACGGGTCCAATCCCTTCTACCTGGCGCTGCTGGTCAAGTTCGTGGCGGGCGACGGCGACATCGTGCAGACGGACCTCAAGCGGGAGGCGTCGCCGGAGTGGGAGCCGATGCACCACTCGTGGGGCGCCGTCTGGAGGATAATGGACCCGCACAGGCCGCTCAAGGGCCCCTTCTCCATCCGCCTCACCAGCCAGTCCGGCAAGGAGCTCGTCGCCACCGACGTCATCCCGGAGGACTGGAAGCCCGACGCCGTCTACCAGTCTAACATCCAGTTCTAGCTAGATCCAATCAATTAAACTGATtggagcatgcatgcatgtaccgTTAATTAATCATCAGACTGAGGCTACTTTTGAATTCTATCTAGTATGTAATCGGAGCCCACCTTTTGTTCGGGTTTAGAGCATTAGTAAATAAAACTAATTAAAGGAACCTTTAGTGAATTTGCCTGCTGCAAACTCAGATAAAAAATCAAAGGTGCAGATCTTGTCGTTGCTGATTTGCAGAATTCGCGTGTGAAGGCTCTGTTTTCACCCGTTTCTTGGTGGCAACCAAATTTGAACATTCTCAAACAAAAAACAGCAGAAGTTGATATATATGGCCTTCTCTACGCCCTTattttagttttagttagtgtCAACTTATATTGGATTTACACCAAATTAGTACTAGAGTTATGGTAATTTCAGATGTAAATCTTCTCTCCTACAGCTCAATTTTAATTTTTGACAACTTAGGTTGGATTTTCACTCAACTTGTACTAGAACTACGGTGTTTATTTCCGTGTATTTTTTTATGTAGAATTAGTGTAACTAAAAATTCAGGTGTGACAAAAAGAATAATTCACCCAATTATTACAGTACCTTTAGTCTTGGTACCCTAAACCCTAGAACTCCCTTCCATGCATCCGATTTTTTTATTATATAACATGCTCACAAAATTTGGAAGTAGAAGGGATGTTTTCCACCTGGGTACAACA
It encodes:
- the LOC136486755 gene encoding expansin-B1-like → MGSLPSAVVVAVAAVVLAALVAGGSCRTHGPNVPPGPNITADYDGKWLAAKATWYGSPVGSGPVDNGGACGFEDVNLPPYSGMTSCGNYPIFKDGKGCGSCYQIKCAAPQECSDQPVVVFITDVNDYYPLAPYHFDLSGTAFGSMAKPGLADKLRHRGIIDMEFRRVRCQYGPRKNIVFHVEHGSNPFYLALLVKFVAGDGDIVQTDLKREASPEWEPMHHSWGAVWRIMDPHRPLKGPFSIRLTSQSGKELVATDVIPEDWKPDAVYQSNIQF